In Nocardioides sp. zg-1228, a single window of DNA contains:
- a CDS encoding calcium-binding protein codes for MRLARHLVPAVVAAAGLTAPLAVAPVAYAAPSCGGLRATIVGDDKANSLTGTPQRDVIVGRGGNDTIRGLGGNDVICGGEGADTIMGGDGNDRLYGEADLVRTDQFGRVVKTGDTLSGGAGDDAIDLGHDPRPASDGTTVTPDGVTYVHAPAPVVVDFGAAATVPITADGNDTVTGFDGGVRLIASPHADTVKGTNSADTIHGRGGDDTVFGRGGDDTILADASDAVGNDRLYGDAGDDTLSGTSGSDSFVGGSGSDTLTSTSELPQQLRGGSGVDTVTFPLPTESGFSARGNGGQDKLRLLPSSNLAVKPTVRIDQLKRTTIRGLIPATVEGRINGFSDIVLPARTLSIFKGSNDSEVITADPDHRVKIYGRGGADVMTGSSQPDRLDGGKGFDIARGRGGNDTCKAAEKRSSC; via the coding sequence ATGCGCCTCGCCCGTCACCTCGTCCCCGCCGTCGTCGCGGCGGCCGGTCTCACCGCGCCGCTCGCCGTGGCCCCCGTCGCGTACGCCGCGCCCAGCTGTGGCGGCCTGCGGGCCACCATCGTGGGCGACGACAAGGCCAACTCCCTCACCGGCACCCCGCAGCGCGACGTCATCGTGGGCCGCGGCGGCAACGACACGATCCGCGGGCTCGGCGGCAACGACGTGATCTGCGGGGGAGAGGGCGCCGACACGATCATGGGCGGCGACGGCAACGACCGCCTCTACGGCGAGGCCGACCTGGTCCGGACCGACCAGTTCGGGCGGGTGGTGAAGACGGGCGACACCCTCTCCGGCGGAGCCGGCGACGACGCCATCGACCTCGGTCACGATCCGCGCCCGGCCAGCGACGGCACCACCGTCACGCCCGACGGGGTGACCTACGTCCACGCGCCGGCGCCGGTGGTGGTCGACTTCGGCGCGGCCGCGACCGTCCCCATCACCGCGGACGGCAACGACACCGTGACCGGCTTCGACGGCGGCGTCCGGCTCATCGCCTCCCCGCACGCCGACACCGTCAAGGGCACCAACTCCGCCGACACCATCCACGGCCGCGGGGGCGACGACACGGTCTTCGGCCGGGGCGGCGACGACACGATCCTCGCCGACGCGTCCGACGCCGTGGGCAACGACCGCCTCTACGGCGACGCCGGCGACGACACCCTGAGCGGCACGTCCGGCTCCGACTCCTTCGTCGGCGGCAGCGGGTCCGACACCCTGACGTCCACCTCCGAGCTGCCCCAGCAGCTCCGTGGCGGCAGCGGCGTCGACACCGTCACCTTCCCGCTCCCCACCGAGTCGGGCTTCTCCGCGCGGGGCAACGGCGGGCAGGACAAGCTGCGACTGCTGCCCAGCTCCAACCTGGCCGTCAAGCCCACGGTGCGCATCGACCAGCTGAAGAGGACCACCATCCGCGGCCTGATCCCCGCCACCGTCGAGGGCAGGATCAACGGGTTCAGCGACATCGTGCTGCCGGCCCGGACTCTGTCGATCTTCAAGGGCAGCAACGACTCCGAGGTCATCACCGCCGACCCCGACCACCGCGTGAAGATCTACGGCCGCGGCGGCGCCGACGTGATGACCGGCTCCTCGCAGCCCGACCGGCTCGACGGCGGCAAGGGCTTCGACATCGCGCGCGGCCGGGGCGGCAACGACACCTGCAAGGCCGCGGAGAAGCGGTCGAGCTGCTGA
- the ligA gene encoding NAD-dependent DNA ligase LigA, with amino-acid sequence MSTSQQTGPEAGDAPATSSDVTVASAPPEARERHRELSEQVEDARWRYFVLDDPTLSDADFDVRLRELEELEERFPELRTPDSPTQKVGGAVSTEFTAVDHLQRMESLDNAFTYEELEGWYARLGREGLTQPDLLCELKVDGLAINLLYEDGRLVRALTRGDGRTGEDVTPNVKTIDSVPHRLTAADGFPVPELLEVRGEVFLPVEAFERLNLTMTEAGRPAFANPRNAAAGSLRQKDPRVTAGRALGMVCHGVGERRGFEPKAQSHAYEALAAWGLPTSDQVRVVPTLTDVQAYIEHAGEHRHSIVPYEIDGVVVKVDDVAQQRRMGSTSRAPRWAIAFKYPPEEVNARLLDIQVQVGRTGRVSPFGVMEPTRVAGSTVERATLHNAHEVRRKDVRPGDTVVLRKAGDVIPEIVGPVLALRPEGLAEWVMPTECPACGSTLAQQKEGDRDLRCLNHEACPAQVRERVFHVAGRGAFDIEGLGYEAASALLSSGAITNEGDVFDLDADKLRTTSLFTRAPKKGEEGPQLSANGQRLLDNLDKAHAAPLWRVLVALSIRHVGPTAARALAQEFGSWEAIDAASEEELSATEGVGPTIAAAVVEWREVPWHRDIVEKWSRHLALADERDESVPRTLEGLTIVATGSLEHYTRDSVKEAIISRGGKASGSVSKKTDYVVVGDNAGSKADKAEQLGVPVLDEDQFTVLLEKGPEGLS; translated from the coding sequence ATGAGCACGTCGCAGCAGACCGGCCCCGAGGCCGGCGACGCCCCGGCCACCTCCTCCGACGTCACGGTCGCGTCCGCCCCGCCCGAGGCGCGTGAGCGCCACCGCGAGCTCAGCGAGCAGGTCGAGGACGCCCGCTGGCGCTACTTCGTGCTCGACGACCCCACGCTCTCCGACGCCGACTTCGACGTGCGGCTGCGCGAGCTCGAGGAGCTGGAGGAGCGGTTCCCCGAGCTGCGCACCCCCGACTCGCCCACCCAGAAGGTCGGCGGGGCGGTGTCGACCGAGTTCACCGCCGTCGACCACCTCCAGCGGATGGAGAGCCTCGACAACGCCTTCACCTACGAGGAGCTCGAGGGGTGGTACGCCCGCCTCGGGCGCGAGGGGCTCACGCAGCCCGACCTGCTGTGTGAGCTCAAGGTCGACGGCCTGGCCATCAACCTGCTCTACGAGGACGGGCGGCTGGTGCGGGCCCTCACCCGCGGCGACGGGCGCACCGGTGAGGACGTCACGCCCAACGTCAAGACCATCGACTCGGTGCCCCACCGGCTCACCGCCGCCGACGGCTTCCCCGTCCCCGAGCTGCTCGAGGTGCGCGGCGAGGTCTTCCTGCCCGTCGAGGCGTTCGAGCGGCTCAACCTGACGATGACCGAGGCCGGCCGCCCCGCCTTCGCCAACCCGCGCAACGCCGCCGCGGGGTCGCTGCGGCAGAAGGACCCCCGCGTCACGGCCGGCCGGGCCCTCGGGATGGTCTGCCACGGCGTCGGCGAGCGGCGTGGCTTCGAGCCGAAGGCCCAGTCCCACGCCTACGAGGCGCTCGCGGCGTGGGGGCTCCCGACGTCCGACCAGGTGCGCGTGGTGCCGACGCTGACCGACGTGCAGGCCTACATCGAGCACGCCGGCGAGCACCGTCACTCGATCGTCCCCTACGAGATCGACGGGGTCGTGGTCAAGGTCGACGACGTGGCGCAGCAGCGCCGGATGGGCTCCACCTCCCGAGCCCCGCGCTGGGCGATCGCGTTCAAGTACCCGCCCGAGGAGGTCAACGCCCGGCTGCTCGACATCCAGGTGCAGGTCGGGCGCACCGGACGGGTCTCGCCGTTCGGGGTGATGGAGCCGACCAGGGTCGCCGGGTCGACCGTGGAGCGCGCCACGCTGCACAACGCGCACGAGGTGCGGCGCAAGGACGTCCGGCCCGGCGACACCGTCGTGCTGCGCAAGGCCGGCGACGTGATCCCCGAGATCGTCGGCCCCGTGCTCGCGCTGCGGCCCGAGGGCCTGGCCGAGTGGGTCATGCCCACCGAGTGCCCGGCCTGCGGCTCGACCCTCGCGCAGCAGAAGGAGGGCGACCGCGACCTGCGCTGCCTCAACCACGAGGCCTGCCCGGCCCAGGTGCGCGAGCGGGTCTTCCATGTCGCCGGTCGCGGCGCGTTCGACATCGAGGGCCTCGGCTACGAGGCGGCCAGCGCCCTGCTCTCGTCGGGGGCGATCACCAACGAGGGCGACGTGTTCGACCTCGACGCCGACAAGCTCCGCACCACCTCGCTGTTCACCAGGGCGCCCAAGAAGGGCGAGGAGGGCCCGCAGCTCTCCGCCAACGGCCAGCGCCTCCTCGACAACCTCGACAAGGCCCACGCCGCGCCGTTGTGGCGCGTGCTGGTGGCGCTCTCCATCCGCCACGTCGGGCCGACCGCCGCCCGCGCGCTGGCCCAGGAGTTCGGCTCGTGGGAGGCGATCGACGCCGCCAGCGAGGAGGAGCTCTCGGCCACCGAGGGGGTGGGCCCGACGATCGCCGCCGCCGTCGTGGAGTGGCGCGAGGTCCCGTGGCACCGCGACATCGTCGAGAAGTGGTCGCGCCACCTCGCCCTGGCCGACGAGCGCGACGAGTCGGTGCCGCGCACGCTGGAGGGCCTCACCATCGTGGCGACCGGCTCGCTGGAGCACTACACCCGCGACTCGGTCAAGGAGGCGATCATCAGCCGCGGCGGCAAGGCGTCGGGGTCGGTGTCGAAGAAGACCGACTACGTCGTGGTGGGCGACAACGCCGGCTCCAAGGCCGACAAGGCCGAGCAGCTGGGCGTTCCGGTGCTCGACGAGGACCAGTTCACCGTGCTGCTGGAGAAGGGGCCAGAGGGCCTCTCCTGA
- a CDS encoding TetR/AcrR family transcriptional regulator yields the protein MIPTAACIRPRVKGQRELEILEATLEVLDEVGYDLLTMDAVASRAKASKATLYRRWKGKPELVVAAIMAHKGQNVVPDTGTLRGDLMAAYCGAGGLNDPLAQTVLTAVVTAMGRDPEFAEIYRRDLIGPKIAISRVIYERARERGEVHPDTDLTILAPSLAGIVLHRAFLLGEAVTPELVGRVLDEVILPAALRGPAPTA from the coding sequence GTGATCCCGACCGCGGCCTGCATCCGCCCGCGCGTGAAGGGCCAGCGCGAGCTCGAGATCCTCGAGGCGACGCTGGAGGTGCTCGACGAGGTCGGCTACGACCTGCTGACCATGGATGCCGTCGCGAGCCGCGCCAAGGCGTCCAAGGCCACGCTCTACCGCCGCTGGAAGGGCAAGCCCGAGCTCGTCGTGGCGGCGATCATGGCGCACAAGGGCCAGAACGTCGTCCCCGACACCGGCACCCTGCGCGGCGACCTGATGGCCGCCTACTGCGGTGCCGGCGGGCTCAACGACCCGCTGGCGCAGACCGTGCTGACGGCGGTGGTCACCGCGATGGGTCGCGACCCCGAGTTCGCCGAGATCTACCGTCGCGACCTCATCGGACCCAAGATCGCCATCTCGCGGGTGATCTACGAGCGGGCGCGCGAGCGCGGCGAGGTCCACCCCGACACCGACCTCACCATCCTCGCGCCCTCGCTCGCCGGCATCGTCCTGCACCGGGCGTTCCTCCTCGGCGAGGCCGTCACTCCCGAGCTCGTCGGGCGGGTGCTCGACGAGGTCATCCTCCCCGCGGCCCTCCGCGGACCCGCGCCCACGGCCTAG
- a CDS encoding MFS transporter, with the protein MTDSTLVADEVTPEQQHRLRWALVLISLAQLMVVLDSTIANIALPYIGTDLSIDQANLQWIVTGYALTFGGFLLLGGRLADLYGRRLVFIAGVLVFAVASLVGGFAQNEVMLLSARGLQGLGAAMASPAALALITTTFPAGRERNRAFAVYAAMAGIGAAVGLILGGWLTGLDPILGLEGWRYTFLIVVPIGLTAALLAPRFFDESERHTGWLDVPGAITGTGALLAIVYGLSRAGDERYGWSDTTTVASLAVGVALLGAFLLVESRVQHPLMPFRIFRSKNRAAAFAVMMIVPAAMFAMFFFLSLFIQLVVGYSPLHTGVAFLPFSVAMIISATAASRLISHVDPRLLSGVGTLLSAAALYGFSRITVPEDPGSILATLPQSMGGQGVALGDGVNYWTELLPFIVLMAFGMGLNFVPLTLVAVHHLRAQDTGIGSGVLNTMQQVGGALGLATLSTVSLHFAQSRADDIAPAIAAASPRLDESALGQLASLGSFTEGATMAFFVGSLMMLAASAIVWLFLDVTHEELATEAAPEGVGAH; encoded by the coding sequence ATGACCGACAGCACCCTGGTCGCCGACGAGGTGACCCCCGAGCAGCAGCACCGACTGCGGTGGGCCCTCGTGCTCATCTCCCTCGCGCAGCTGATGGTGGTGCTCGACAGCACCATCGCCAACATCGCCCTGCCCTACATCGGCACCGACCTGTCGATCGACCAGGCCAACCTCCAGTGGATCGTCACGGGCTACGCCCTGACCTTCGGCGGCTTCCTGCTGCTCGGCGGCCGGCTCGCCGACCTCTACGGCCGACGGCTGGTCTTCATCGCCGGCGTCCTCGTGTTCGCCGTCGCCTCGCTGGTGGGCGGCTTTGCGCAGAACGAGGTCATGCTGCTCAGCGCACGTGGCCTGCAGGGCCTCGGCGCCGCGATGGCCTCCCCCGCCGCGCTGGCGCTGATCACGACGACGTTCCCGGCGGGTCGTGAGCGCAACCGCGCCTTCGCGGTCTACGCCGCCATGGCGGGCATCGGCGCCGCCGTGGGCCTGATCCTCGGCGGCTGGCTGACCGGCCTCGACCCGATCCTGGGCCTCGAGGGGTGGCGCTACACGTTCCTCATCGTCGTGCCCATCGGGCTGACCGCGGCCCTGCTCGCGCCCCGGTTCTTCGACGAGTCCGAGCGCCACACCGGGTGGCTCGACGTGCCCGGCGCGATCACCGGCACCGGAGCGCTCCTCGCCATCGTCTACGGCCTGTCCCGGGCCGGCGACGAGCGCTACGGGTGGAGCGACACGACGACCGTCGCGAGCCTCGCCGTGGGCGTCGCGCTGCTGGGCGCCTTCCTGCTCGTGGAGTCCCGCGTCCAGCACCCGCTGATGCCGTTCCGCATCTTCCGCAGCAAGAACCGCGCCGCCGCGTTCGCCGTGATGATGATCGTGCCGGCCGCGATGTTCGCGATGTTCTTCTTCCTCTCGCTCTTCATCCAGCTCGTGGTGGGCTACTCCCCGCTCCACACCGGCGTGGCGTTCCTGCCGTTCTCGGTCGCGATGATCATCTCGGCCACCGCCGCCTCGAGACTGATCAGCCACGTCGACCCCCGGCTGCTCTCCGGGGTCGGCACCCTGTTGTCGGCCGCGGCGCTCTACGGCTTCAGCCGGATCACGGTCCCCGAGGACCCGGGCTCGATCCTGGCGACCCTGCCGCAGTCCATGGGTGGCCAGGGCGTCGCGCTGGGCGACGGCGTCAACTACTGGACCGAGCTGCTGCCCTTCATCGTCTTGATGGCGTTCGGCATGGGGCTCAACTTCGTGCCGCTCACCCTGGTCGCCGTGCACCACCTGCGCGCGCAGGACACCGGCATCGGCTCCGGGGTGCTCAACACGATGCAGCAGGTGGGCGGCGCGCTCGGCCTGGCGACGCTCAGCACCGTCTCGCTCCACTTCGCCCAGTCGCGCGCCGACGACATCGCGCCGGCCATCGCCGCCGCGTCGCCCCGGCTCGACGAGTCGGCGCTCGGCCAGCTGGCCTCGCTCGGCTCGTTCACCGAGGGCGCCACGATGGCGTTCTTCGTGGGCTCGCTGATGATGCTCGCCGCCTCGGCGATCGTGTGGCTGTTCCTCGACGTCACGCACGAGGAGCTCGCCACCGAGGCGGCTCCCGAGGGCGTCGGCGCGCACTGA
- a CDS encoding methionine synthase, with protein sequence MTRATGVGSMPGTTDADHAEATRLVLGELSDLAHVPEVPGRGVTAGMIGRGLAVVDGLGADLQPAGWRLTDADGVDHRRARSLLAQDLDTVEEQAQDYAGAFKTQVVGPWTLAATVEKPRGDKVLSDHGARRDLAQALAEGVRAHLADLQRRIRGVERWIVQVDEPSLAAVVGGRVPTASGFGRHRTVDLPEASAHLEWLVAAVEEAGGEAWVHSCAAQTPWSLVAGTGARGLSADLDTLGPADLDTFAEALESGRTAALGVVPSTDPTGEASEVRTTERVQRWLEMLGLDPDAVGEHLVVTPACGLAGATPGWAGRAVRLSAAVARNL encoded by the coding sequence GTGACGCGCGCGACCGGGGTGGGCTCGATGCCGGGCACCACCGACGCCGACCACGCCGAGGCGACCCGTCTCGTGCTGGGCGAGCTGTCCGACCTCGCGCACGTGCCCGAGGTGCCGGGTCGGGGCGTCACGGCCGGGATGATCGGGCGCGGGCTCGCGGTCGTCGACGGGCTGGGCGCCGACCTCCAGCCGGCCGGCTGGCGGCTCACCGACGCGGACGGCGTCGACCACCGGCGGGCGCGGTCGCTCCTCGCCCAGGACCTCGACACCGTCGAGGAGCAGGCACAGGACTACGCAGGCGCCTTCAAGACCCAGGTCGTCGGCCCGTGGACGCTCGCCGCCACGGTCGAGAAGCCCCGCGGCGACAAGGTGCTCAGCGACCACGGCGCCCGGCGCGACCTCGCCCAGGCGCTCGCCGAGGGCGTGCGCGCCCACCTGGCCGACCTCCAGCGACGCATCCGTGGGGTCGAGCGCTGGATCGTGCAGGTCGACGAGCCCTCCCTCGCCGCCGTCGTGGGCGGCCGGGTGCCGACCGCCAGCGGCTTCGGCCGACACCGCACGGTCGACCTGCCTGAGGCCTCGGCCCACCTCGAGTGGCTGGTCGCGGCGGTGGAGGAGGCCGGGGGAGAGGCGTGGGTGCACTCGTGCGCCGCGCAGACGCCGTGGTCGCTCGTGGCGGGCACCGGGGCGCGGGGGCTGTCGGCCGACCTCGACACGCTCGGCCCGGCCGACCTCGACACGTTCGCGGAGGCGCTGGAGTCGGGCCGCACCGCCGCGCTGGGCGTGGTGCCGTCCACCGACCCCACGGGTGAGGCCTCGGAGGTGCGCACCACCGAGCGGGTGCAGCGCTGGCTCGAGATGCTGGGCCTCGACCCGGACGCCGTCGGCGAGCACCTGGTGGTCACGCCGGCGTGCGGCCTCGCCGGCGCCACCCCGGGGTGGGCCGGCAGGGCCGTACGCCTCTCGGCCGCGGTGGCCCGCAACCTCTGA
- a CDS encoding serine hydrolase domain-containing protein — MSDLAARAGRVLGPRHTTYVVALVRPGSVEVGAVRADDHADVELGSVSKGVTGFLWRDAIARGELAQDALLGDHLDVPPRLARIPLTALATHSSGLPRVVGPDMARRTWDLWRHGRNPYREDLDDLLALLGSVRVRRSSRPSYSNLGFELLGHAVAAAAGRPYADLVAERLAGPLGLTDTYVPTATEHLRAGAVAPRGRSGRETEPWANESLAPAGGVRSSATDLALLLRAMLDRTVVGADAMDPVAPLAGRMRIGAGWLTGPLLGSTVTWHNGGTGGFRSFVGVDRESGTGVALVSASTRSVDGAAARLLAEAGDS, encoded by the coding sequence ATGAGCGACCTCGCCGCGCGCGCCGGGCGGGTGCTCGGTCCGCGCCACACGACGTACGTCGTCGCGCTGGTGCGCCCGGGCAGCGTGGAGGTGGGCGCCGTCCGCGCCGACGACCACGCCGACGTCGAGCTCGGCTCGGTGAGCAAGGGCGTCACCGGCTTCCTCTGGCGCGACGCGATCGCACGGGGCGAGCTCGCGCAGGACGCGCTGCTCGGCGACCACCTCGACGTCCCGCCCCGGCTGGCGCGGATCCCGCTCACGGCCCTCGCCACGCACAGCTCGGGGCTGCCGCGGGTCGTCGGGCCCGACATGGCGCGCCGCACGTGGGACCTCTGGCGTCACGGTCGCAACCCCTACCGCGAGGACCTCGACGACCTGCTGGCCCTGCTCGGCTCCGTCCGGGTGCGCCGCTCGTCGCGGCCCTCCTACTCCAACCTCGGCTTCGAGCTGCTCGGCCACGCGGTCGCGGCTGCGGCGGGACGGCCCTACGCCGACCTGGTCGCGGAGCGGCTCGCCGGGCCGCTCGGGCTCACCGACACCTACGTGCCCACCGCGACCGAGCACCTGCGAGCCGGGGCCGTCGCACCGCGCGGCCGGAGCGGCCGCGAGACCGAGCCGTGGGCCAACGAGTCCCTCGCGCCCGCCGGGGGTGTGCGGTCGTCCGCCACGGACCTCGCGCTGCTCCTGCGGGCGATGCTCGACCGGACCGTGGTCGGCGCGGACGCGATGGACCCGGTCGCCCCCCTCGCCGGCAGGATGCGCATCGGCGCCGGCTGGCTGACCGGACCGCTGCTGGGCAGCACGGTGACGTGGCACAACGGCGGGACGGGCGGCTTCCGGTCGTTCGTCGGCGTCGACCGCGAGAGCGGCACCGGGGTGGCCCTGGTGAGCGCCTCGACCCGCTCCGTCGACGGCGCCGCCGCACGGCTGCTGGCCGAGGCAGGCGACTCGTGA
- the mnmA gene encoding tRNA 2-thiouridine(34) synthase MnmA yields MTAPATGPLRVVAAMSGGVDSAVAAARAVEAGHDVTGVHLALSRNPASYRTGARGCCTIEDSNDARRAADVIGIPFYVWDLSDRFHEDVVEDFMDEYAAGRTPNPCLRCNEKIKFAAVLDRALALGFDAVATGHYAQLRTGADGLIEMHRGADHAKDQSYVLGVLDQQQLRHSLFPLGDTDKPAVRREAEARGLLVADKPDSHDICFVADGDNAGWLREKLGDRAPNHGGAIVDATTGETVGTHTGTYGFTIGQRRGLRLGVPAVDGKPRFVLDIEPVSGTVTVGPRERLAVDHVSGIRPRWCGTVPERVDGTVQLRAHGAEHRAVVTVAGDRVDIDLIDPAEGIAPGQAAVIYDGTRVVGSATIAATRPAGVAR; encoded by the coding sequence ATGACAGCACCGGCGACCGGTCCGCTGCGGGTCGTCGCCGCGATGTCCGGCGGCGTCGACTCCGCCGTCGCGGCCGCCCGCGCGGTCGAGGCCGGCCACGACGTGACCGGCGTGCACCTGGCCCTGAGCCGCAACCCGGCGTCCTACCGCACGGGCGCACGGGGGTGCTGCACCATCGAGGACAGCAACGACGCGCGCCGCGCCGCGGACGTGATCGGCATCCCGTTCTACGTCTGGGACCTCTCCGACCGCTTCCACGAGGACGTCGTGGAGGACTTCATGGACGAGTACGCCGCCGGCCGCACGCCCAACCCCTGCCTGCGCTGCAACGAGAAGATCAAGTTCGCCGCCGTGCTCGACCGGGCGCTGGCGCTGGGATTCGACGCCGTCGCCACCGGTCACTACGCCCAGCTGCGCACCGGTGCCGACGGCCTGATCGAGATGCACCGCGGCGCCGACCACGCCAAGGACCAGTCCTACGTCCTCGGCGTGCTCGACCAGCAGCAGCTGCGGCACTCCCTCTTCCCGCTCGGCGACACCGACAAGCCGGCCGTGCGCCGCGAGGCCGAGGCGCGCGGGTTGCTGGTGGCCGACAAGCCAGACTCCCACGACATCTGCTTCGTCGCCGACGGTGACAACGCCGGCTGGCTTCGCGAGAAGCTCGGCGACCGCGCGCCCAACCACGGCGGCGCCATCGTCGATGCGACGACGGGGGAGACGGTCGGCACCCACACCGGCACCTACGGGTTCACGATCGGCCAGCGCCGGGGCCTGCGGCTCGGCGTGCCCGCGGTCGACGGCAAGCCGCGGTTCGTCCTCGACATCGAGCCGGTCAGCGGCACCGTCACCGTCGGGCCGCGCGAGCGGCTCGCCGTCGACCACGTGTCCGGCATCCGGCCCCGCTGGTGCGGCACGGTGCCCGAGCGCGTCGACGGCACCGTGCAGCTGCGCGCCCACGGCGCCGAGCACCGTGCGGTCGTCACGGTGGCGGGCGACCGGGTGGACATCGACCTGATCGACCCGGCCGAGGGCATCGCCCCCGGCCAGGCCGCGGTGATCTACGACGGCACCCGCGTCGTCGGCTCGGCGACGATCGCCGCGACGCGGCCCGCGGGAGTGGCCCGATGA
- a CDS encoding cysteine desulfurase family protein, protein MNQPLVYLDHAATTPMLPVAVEALTRHLGDVGNASSLHASGRGARRVVEESRETIAGVIGARPGDVVFTSGGTESDNLGVKGVFWARRADDPRRTRILATAIEHHAVLDPLHWLAETDGADVELLPVTSEGVLDVDALRESIARDPASVALVSVMWANNEVGSMQPIDEVVAVAAEHGIPVHTDAVQAVGHVPLDFGASGVDALTFTGHKLGGPIGVGALVVRRDLAVSPLVHGGGQERDIRSGTLDVPAIASLAAAVEASVKQQPEHALRVAALRDDLVRRVIEVVPDAHLHGTPPGSRRLPGNAHIGFPGCEGDSLLMLLDARGIECSTGSACSAGVPQPSHVLLAMGCDDDQARHSLRFTLGHTSTSADVDALVEAIGPVVERARAARAR, encoded by the coding sequence ATGAACCAGCCGCTCGTCTACCTCGACCACGCTGCGACCACGCCGATGCTGCCGGTCGCGGTCGAGGCACTGACCCGCCACCTCGGCGACGTGGGCAACGCCAGCTCGCTGCACGCCTCGGGACGCGGCGCGAGGCGGGTGGTCGAGGAGTCTCGCGAGACCATCGCGGGCGTGATCGGCGCCCGGCCGGGCGACGTCGTCTTCACCTCCGGTGGCACCGAGTCCGACAACCTCGGCGTCAAGGGGGTCTTCTGGGCGCGCCGCGCCGACGACCCGCGGCGCACCCGCATCCTGGCCACCGCCATCGAGCACCACGCCGTGCTCGACCCGCTCCACTGGCTCGCCGAGACCGACGGGGCCGACGTCGAGCTGCTGCCGGTGACGTCCGAGGGTGTCCTCGACGTCGACGCCCTCCGCGAGTCCATCGCCCGGGACCCGGCGTCCGTGGCCCTGGTCTCGGTGATGTGGGCCAACAACGAGGTCGGCTCCATGCAGCCGATCGACGAGGTCGTCGCCGTCGCCGCCGAGCACGGCATCCCCGTGCACACGGACGCCGTCCAGGCGGTGGGCCACGTGCCCCTCGACTTCGGCGCGAGCGGGGTGGACGCGCTCACCTTCACCGGGCACAAGCTCGGCGGGCCCATCGGCGTGGGCGCCCTCGTCGTACGACGTGACCTGGCCGTGAGCCCCCTCGTGCACGGCGGCGGGCAGGAGCGCGACATCCGCAGCGGCACCCTCGACGTGCCGGCCATCGCCAGCCTGGCCGCTGCCGTCGAGGCGTCGGTCAAACAGCAGCCCGAGCACGCCCTGCGCGTCGCCGCCCTGCGCGACGACCTGGTGCGCCGCGTGATCGAGGTGGTGCCCGACGCGCACCTGCACGGCACCCCTCCCGGGTCGCGCCGGCTGCCCGGCAACGCCCACATCGGCTTCCCCGGCTGCGAGGGCGACTCGCTCCTGATGCTGCTCGACGCCCGGGGCATCGAGTGCTCCACCGGGTCGGCCTGCTCCGCGGGCGTCCCGCAGCCCTCGCACGTCCTGCTCGCCATGGGATGTGACGACGACCAGGCTCGGCACTCGCTGCGCTTCACCCTCGGCCACACGTCCACCTCTGCCGACGTCGACGCCCTCGTCGAGGCGATCGGCCCGGTCGTGGAGCGGGCGCGGGCCGCCCGGGCCCGATGA